CTTCAGGCCTTTCTCATTTACCTATGTCACCCTGGACAAGTGTCACTTTAACCCTTTTGGAGCCTGccaaatgaaggggttagactagatggaaTTTCATGGTTTTTTCTAAGGAACCTCTTAAATCTTATGCTCCTAAACTTCAAATTCTTGGGAATGTCCTTTCAATTTCAGACCCTTTTTAAAATTGATCAACTCTTCAAATaactgtttgttgaattgaatggattcatgaaaagttttaaatatcattaaatgCATCAGTTCCAGTTCTGAATTTTTATACTTCTGCCAGAATAGGGAGCCAGAAATGTACTAAAAGTACATTAAAAACAGTTCATATTTGGATTTACCTACTAGTCAGTTTAGATTCTTTGAagtatataaatgtatttgtgtcattgataaattataatttttgtctatttctgtAAATTTTAGGTCAAGAATAAATTAGATAGAcaattttatgcaattaaaaaaattctgattaaGAAAGCCACTAAAAAGGATTGTATGAAGGTAAGGATTTTCAAGtctcttgaaaaatatttaattgtttaATCCTAATATTCCAATTGAATTCTGTATCTACAAATcaaaatataatgtatttaattatcggtttcaaatattttgattctgatcatatatatatatatatatatatatgtatatatatatatagtttaatttttaatttgatcaCTTGGACATTATTTCATGATGCAGGAGTGCTTCAGTATCATTTTtgggaaattgaaaaaataaattgtctAATATCAGCTTGTGATAATGGGATGCAACATTTTATGAAAGAGGTTAGTGGTAGATGTTTCAGGACTTGAGTTTAGCTCCAGAAGTTCCACCACTGATTTACTGTTTACCGTTAGGCTAATCATTTATCCCCTCTGTTTTGGTTTCTATATATGTAAGATAGGGATTAAATAATGCCTATCCATCCTATTTTATCTCAGAGGATTTTAGGGAAGACTCtatgaaaatactttgaaatgCATACAACATGAAACACTATTTCTGTTTTGTTCactaataataaatttatttccttttcacaaTATAGAGTGCAGAAATATTTTCCAGTGACTGCAAATTTTAGGATTCCAAAAACCCTAGAAGTTTTACATATTGTTTGTTAATAGAAGCTGATACATTGAACTTTTAAGAAACTAAAACCCAATCTAAGCTTTCTTTTCCAGGTACTTCGGGAGGTCAAGGTGCTGGCAGGTTTGCAACATCCTAACATTGTAGGCTATCACACAGCTTGGATAGAGCATGTTCATTCAGCTCAGCCACAAGGTGAACATTTATTTGCTCTAACAGCTAAATGTTTCTGTTTTGGAACTCCTCCTAAAAACATATGGCAGGGTATATGAATCAGCTTGACTCTTTTGTATCTTACCAGATTGACATGTTTATTTTCACAATAGTAAATTAACATTTTTGCCTATATTTTTAGCAGTAATGTGGTAAATTGAGCTTTGTAAATATGAATTTTTGTACACTTTAGGTTTAAGAAAAATGTATCTCTAACCTGAGGCATAGAAGTGTGGTGAAAGATTGCTGGATTTACTATGagagagtctggatttgaatcctggacCTGCTATCTTGTGTTGTCTTTAAGAAGTCCatatttctctgggcctcaggttTTTCATTGTAAATGAAGAAGTTAGATTAGGTGGCTTCTGTAatcccttccagctataaatctatggtcctatatACTTTTTTGCCAgtatcattatatcattatactTTTGGAGACCTtacatttttctgtgtttttttttttttgtttgtttttttttttttacccaacaGATAAGAGACTAACTGTTGTCAAGTTTCCATCTCTCCAGTTGGTATCTGATGAAACAGAGGACAGGTATAAAAAGGGTTAAATATTTGGATTCATAAAAGTGGGTATGGTACTTCAAAAGTATTGCTTAGGTAACTcttgtattgttattatttttttgctattAAGTAGTAGTATTTTGATTGAGCCTTCATTCCTTTTGTTTATTTCCATTCTAAgatttaaattctcttttccctctcagaTTATCTCCTATTCTAGTATTTAAATAGACATTGTAATTAGCAATGTTTGACTTAGGGCATTATTTGTTATGCTATCTTTTCTGCACATTGATTTTACATTGTCTTTCTTTTACTTTAGAGATCAATGTCATATTCAGAGTGATGGAAGTAGTAGCTCATCCATTATTTTTGCTGATTtagactcagaaaaagaaaaaccctttGCAGAAACTTGCATTGACAATCAGAATAACAAGTTAGTAAGCTATACTGATTTGATCACAAGAGATACTAATGAATATGAGTCACAAGAAAATTGCTTAGTTAATACATCTACTAGATCACTTGTTAACCATCATATGCTGCAAGAGAGTAATTCATACTTAGAGGAGAATTTTACATCCACTGAAGAATCTTCTGAAGAAAACTTAGCCTTGCTTGGACAGAGTGAGGTAAGCAGGCTACCCCTTTCTATCTATATCAATTTTATACATAATAATTGTGATTATAGGATTGCTAAtgttaatttcttataaaaagaaGTTTTGAGTAAGCAACTTTCAATTTTGGAACAGAGGCTTGTAGACCTTGTAGTTTgtgatttattaaaaaagaaaaatccaaataattGTGGACCTGATATATCCAGTGAATAGGTATCACAGAAAAAGCAGATCTTTTTTGAAGAGCTCTGATCTTAGTCCTAAAATCTCATCAATCTTGACTACTCAGCATATCAAACTATTCAAGAGATAATTCCTAGTAAATCATGAAACATTGTATTATTATTTGATTCTTTAGGTGAGGTATCATCTTATGCTCCATATTCAGATGCAGCTCTGTGAAATCTCTCTTTGGGACTGGATTAGTGATCGAAATAAAAATAAGGGATCATCTGTAGATGAACCTTCCTGTAAgttttatattctattctatGTTCAAATATCTGTGTTGAAAAACTAGAATCAGTTGAGTAGttttactttcacttttaaaGTTCAGATGGTGTTACATTCTACATAAATTTCAGACATTAGAAATAGAAACATGCATTTTTATATCAGTACCCTTCCTATGATCAAAATGGAATGTGTTattctatctttgaatgtattatattttttggTTAATGACTAAATACTGAAAGAAATTaccatttttttactttaaaaaaagtaaattttcaaGTACTTTTCTTCATGGACTTAATTGTTAGGGATCAATGGCTATTTTCAAAAGCATTTGAAGTAGCtcataaaattaaacataatatgAGATAATTCAGATAAAAATAGAAAGCAGGCTAACTATAAGATTGGAGTGAATTTTTGTTAGTAAATACCTGAGGTAAATCTGTTGTATTTGGATACTAAATTTGGCTCTGAATTCCCTGGCAACTTTCTGTAATTTCTGATGCCCAGATCAAAATAACCCTGACAAATGTGTTTGCAAGAGTAAACTTTTTCCTAGAACTAAATTATTATGTAAAGTCTGTTGAATACTGTACAACACTAGATAATGTTTTCTGATATATTTGCCAAAAGAGAGATCATATTCAAATGGATATTTTACTTAATGTAATTCAATAAAGTCGGAAACCATAATATTAAATCATGACTTAGTGAAGAAAGGAATGAACTAATTTAACAAAGCTACTTTACTTTCTGATTTTCTAACTCATAGTATTAAAATTTGTAGTATCTGTAATGATGTATAATATAACATTGATCATACTTTCTAAAATCTTAGAttacctccccccccaaaaaaaaaaatttaggtttaactgatactttcaattttttatcatagttctttagggaaattttctcccctttttttaattaaaattttcttattacaaaaaaaaaaaaaaaagattggtaaTTTGttattatgtattttgaatcccccctgatgttctgctgggcatatgacaTATATGAcatatgttttgtatttcttttttttttttttcttattctgtttttttaaataaaagacatattaaaaataagaaaaacaatgaagCAAAAATACATCGTATCTGAGTTAGAAAAGGCATTGTCGAATGCTAGATTGTTGTCAGTTCATGATTTTATAATCTTTAACAGTCATTCATAATGCAAATAGTGTATATTATTGCTAACATAGGCAGAAATATTCTTTAGATACTAAGCTATGAGAATGCAGAGTTATCATTCTGTCATGAAAGTTTAAAAGTAAGTCTTGTGTTCCTATCCCACAAGTACTAATAATGCTTGGGTACTATTAAATAATCCGAAAGGAAAGTAGTTTTTCTACATTAGCTCAACCCAAGTTATTTTTAGTCTGGCATTTTGCAGTTTGCTCATTTCACCACAGCATAGGCAGTATTGCAATATAGGCAcctaatattttctttcagaaagGTCTGATTCTTCTCAAGCACTTACTATGCTATATAGTATTGAAGTAATGATGTCATCCTAAAACATTTTTAGGATAATATTACCAACATGGGATAGCTAATAGTTTAAAGCAGAAATTCTTATGCTGgagtccatggatagatttcaagagATCTGTGAAATTGGAATTTATTGGTTTTCTGTGtaatcttgtattttattttatatatttggaaaacattattttgagaagtccAAACATGGGTTTTACCAGAAAGCTGGTTAAGAATTCTTGAACTATTAGAATTTTATGGAACTGTAGGCCAGTGTGCAGTTTGGATGCGATTTAATAGGGTAGTGAAATAGTCTGCTAAACttctagagattttaaaaatcattgatgctttttctaatttattttcatagGAAATTATTTGTCTGTAAGTTCACTgagaatttcattattttgataaATTAATTCTTTTGTTGTTGGAGTTCTTTTATAAGGGATTGTGTAggatagaaaaataagatagaaataaattgtttaaagaaTTGAAGTGTACCCTTCAAGTGCATGCTTTTTTGGTATTTTAACcacagtaaaatggaaataatgttgGATGTGGACTGAGAAGAAAACTGGCTTTAAATCTCTAAGTTCTAACTTTTACCTGGCTTTGTGACCTTGACCAAATTACTTAAGCttcttcatatggaaaaaataaaggctTGGATTTAATGACTTCTTAAGACCTTTTTCCTTACTTAAATACTGGCTCCACAGTCTTTGGCTGAAAACATCGCCAATTTCTCCCTTGTGGTATTTTTGAAAGGAAAGTGCAAgaaaaatgttagttattattgttgttatactGTTAAATACTAATtgtaaagagataataaataaacgTGTGACTTGGTTTATTATAATTGTCATGTTATTGTTAACTTACCTTTAATAATAATTGTAGTAATAAACCATCTTAtgtattttcctctcttcttgaAAAGAGTATGTTGATTTAACCTTGATTTGGTGGTTCAAGGTCATATTCATGACTATCAGTTGTTCTTCAGGCATCAGGAAAGACCTAATATAGTATGTaacatttgagctgagctttgaaggaaacagaATTCTAAGAGACAGGTGAGTGAGGAAGCAAAGCATTCCAGGCTGGAGCTCAGCCAGTACAAAGGCATGGAGTTAGGAGGTAGTTTGTTGTGTTTGAGGAATTGcaagaaaattaatttgataaGATCTAATAAAACTGGAAAGTTAGATTGAAGCTGGACTGCAAGAGTAGCTGAGATATAAATAGCTTCGGACGGctttgctttttatatattttcactcTCCTCACAGGCTTTCAAAAGtgacattatctttccctatagGAGTTTGCTGCTTCCAGTCTGTGACCTGGAAAATGATATAACCAAGCATGTTAGCATATGTATTACATATGAGTAAATAATCCCCAAGTTAAAGTCTAAGAAGTTTTCCTGTGAAATAATTTAGTTAAATAAAACTCATTGGCTTTAGTGCATTGGCATTTTGATATTTGCTGGCTTataattctttttcactttcactAGGTTTGTGATTCTTTTTAAATGGACTGAAACTACTAGGGTATTACTGTATGTTGCATAAAGGTGTAGGTTACATACTTTGTATATAAGACTGTATGTTACTTATTCTCTATATAGAGTGTTACTATATTTAGAACTCAtttgaataagaataaaaatcaataaataaaataatttatcactttccttcttCAGGTCCTTATGTTATGAGCAGTGTTGCAACAAAAATTTTTCAAGAGCTCTTGGAaggtgtatattatatacataacatGGGAGTGGTACACAGAGATCTTAAGGTAAGTTGGAGAAACTAATGCAtttaaagaaatgataagctTCTTTTAGAGGCCATATCAATAAGGattcattaaataaatgaaaatttttttagaaGTTGTTTCATCTTTGGGCATTTAATGTTGATTCTGTCTTCCCTTTATTCCAAATCATCACAAATCCAGATCCTGAAAATGATTagattggattaaaaaataaaaaaaatcaagcaatgaGAAATGAAGATACTCTAACTTATATTACTCTCATATTAAAAAATCCAGGTGTTGGAGGAGAtaggtggtagagtggatagagaaccagccctgaaatcaggaggaaatcaaatctggcctcagacacttaagacttcctagctgtgtgattctaggcaaatcacttaaccccaaatgcctcagcaaaataaataaatacaataaaaataaattaaaaaaaaaaacaaacccaggtGTTCAGCTATTCTATAGTATagtggtgcaatggaaagagcattaaGTCTGAATTGAAGGACCTGGTTTAGAATCTCAGTTCTGCCCCCGTGTAAttttgtgcaagtcatttaaccccttgGAACCACACAATTTCATCAACTGTACAGTAGACGGGTTGGTTTAAGTTACCTTTATGATCTTTCCATTTCCAGCTCAATTAGcctatcatcattactataaATGATCATTGTAAATATAATTATGAGAGTGAAAGTGTTTTGtgagctatatatatatacatcattgCAGCCTTATAGGGAGAATTCAATAATGCATTTATGTATCTCAAAGCACATCATTCAGGTAACTGAGAgctaaattaaaaaggaaatctatAAGTCACTACACTTTTCTTTTGTCCTTCATGTTTTGATTATCTAGAatgatatatatctataaatcatCATCTTTGAACTCTTTGTGATCATAGTTTTGAACTTTTCTGTCAAAAGTTTAAGCTTTTCTTTTCGTATAAAGATTAACTgaatcatgaaaaatatattttcaaaagaaaaacacctttaaaagcaaaattagattAATACTGtaaatcactttttatttattgaaaaaagtttaagaatcaaTTGTTTGTACATCCAAGACGTACAGGATGCTGCAAATAGTCTTCTCTAACCAGAAGATGCTATTTGAGTTGGTAAAATGCTATGGAACTATGAAATTATGAAGTTTTATTTCAAGAGTTGGGATAAGTCACAGTAACTATATATAGAATCCCATATCTTCAGTGGGAGAAGTTGTTTTAAatgttgtttatatttttctccataaaaTTTTCTGATGTTATTTTTACAGATCACCTGTAGGGATAAAGGTTTTTGTGATAACCTTATTAGGGTTTCCTTTAATAGATGAAATTCTGGTAGTAGAAGTCCTGTGGGTAGAATTCCTTGATTGTTGGTCACTTTCAGAggataagagagaaaaaggagctTGTCAAGCAGTGTTGTATCTCTTATATTGGATCTACGCTGAAGAAACATAAAAATTGGAGCTTCCCCATTTCTTGTTAAAATATTAACATCTGCCTCAAATTCAAGTAGTAGATTTATTATTGCTTCTCTGCCTCCAAAACATGCTTCATGAATAGCAGTTTGTCCTTCATGATCTTGGGCATTTACTTTTGCTCCATTAGTTAAGAGTAAACGAATACAGCTTATATCTGCTGCTAATAACCTGCCTGCTTTTGTTGATGCAGCACATACCGCCAGTTTAAGGGCAGTATTCCCAGTAGCAGAGACAGTACAATTTACATTTGCTCCACAAGCAATTAGAGTTTCGGTCATCTCCTTGTTCAGTATGCCAGCAGCCATGTGAAGGGGTGTCATGCATGATTCATCAATGGCATTGACATGAGCACCATTCTGGGCTAGAATGGAGAGAACTGGATAGGTACCATAGCGTATGGCCAGGTGGAGCGGTGAATATTTGTAGTCGTTGTCTACTCGAGCATTAACCAGAGCTCCATGCTCACATAAGATATGAAGACACATTACAGCATGATTCTGTATATCTGTCAGGATTCTTTGAATACGGTTTACTGGTTCTGTCCAAGTGGCAGGGGTAATTGGCCAATGTAGGAGCATGAGATGAAGTGTGGTGTGACCTCTGGTGTCCCTATAATATGTATTGATCACAAGTTAGCTCTAAAATGTGTATTTAATAAATAGAGGGGGCATTTGGATAGATACTAAGTGCTGGTAATTAGAATTGTTTTAAGTGAAACAGACACCAAGAATGGTAGATATATAGTCTCCTAGTAATTCTGGAGTTAATGAGGCCATCTTTTCTCAATCTGCTTCGTACAACCCTGCTGACCCAGATGGGAGATAGAACAAGCTCCATATTTATCTCTGTTACCAAAGTTATAACTAAGATGATCTCCcacatttctttattttggagAGGAAATACATATAATTTCTCTTCTAAAATCCAGTTTTCCCCatcatactttaaaaatgctttttggtCCATTAGTGTGGCTAAATTTTTCAGAATAAAAGAAGAACCCCACTTGCATTTGGTATTATGTAGGTTAAGTTTTTAAtagttaagttttctttttttacaatgtATTCATTCAACATACccaactagattgtaagcttcttgagggcagggaccatggTTTTTATTGTTGAACACACTATATGGAGTCAACAGATAGATTTTTGTCTGACTTTGTGCTCTTATTGcaagtagtattttatttgtaGATTCCCAGATTTTTTCATTGAAGTATGGCCCTTATTAGTCATACAAACTATAAAGAATGTGTCAGGACATACTTGAAAAAAAGTCACATCCTAAACTTTGAGCTTCCTTAAAATGTatacattaataaataattacttaATGGATAACTCACCTTATTTCTGGATCAGCGCCATGTTCTAGCAAGCAAAGCAAACTTTGTGCTTTTCGGTATTTAGCAGCCAGATGAATGGGAATAATAGATTGTGTCTGCATATAagcaaaatatttaaaggaaataagTTCATTTTGTTCATATGGCTTGTATAtctggtgtgtgtatgtgtatgtatatatatatatttatttatttttggtattaTGCTCTAGGTTGAATGATCACAGTGTTACTTCACTTTCAAATTGAAAGGCTACTTTTTGCCAAAATTTGccaaaaatattcatttgtagAAGTGACTGAAAAAAACTGTGCCTATTTTCTTGTCTAAcagttatacttttaaaataataatcacttCAGAGTAATTTAATCTCTAAATTAACTCATTGGGTGAAATGGTTGAGAACTAGAAATTTTACTATTAAAAGGATATGACAAattaaaaaatcagtaaaaactGCATCTTT
This sequence is a window from Sminthopsis crassicaudata isolate SCR6 chromosome 1, ASM4859323v1, whole genome shotgun sequence. Protein-coding genes within it:
- the ANKRD61 gene encoding ankyrin repeat domain-containing protein 61, which produces MGNITKRGTRSPVIDRASSTEPVRSKALHTKLYEAIMREDCTTIETLLRNHPVNQPMTVLANSTCYRLLLNQTQSIIPIHLAAKYRKAQSLLCLLEHGADPEIRDTRGHTTLHLMLLHWPITPATWTEPVNRIQRILTDIQNHAVMCLHILCEHGALVNARVDNDYKYSPLHLAIRYGTYPVLSILAQNGAHVNAIDESCMTPLHMAAGILNKEMTETLIACGANVNCTVSATGNTALKLAVCAASTKAGRLLAADISCIRLLLTNGAKVNAQDHEGQTAIHEACFGGREAIINLLLEFEADVNILTRNGEAPIFMFLQRRSNIRDTTLLDKLLFLSYPLKVTNNQGILPTGLLLPEFHLLKETLIRLSQKPLSLQVICKNNIRKFYGEKYKQHLKQLLPLKIWDSIYSYCDLSQLLK